The Camelus bactrianus isolate YW-2024 breed Bactrian camel chromosome 12, ASM4877302v1, whole genome shotgun sequence genome includes a window with the following:
- the NOL12 gene encoding nucleolar protein 12 isoform X2: MGRNKKKKRDGDDRRPRLVLSFDEEKRREYLTGFHKRKVERKKAAIEEIKQRLKEEQKKLREERHQEYLKMLAEREEALEEADELDWLVTAKTESVQYDHPNHTVTVTTISDLDLSGARLLGLPPPEQGAGRGSEEEASSVEKPTRALPRKSRDPLLSQRISSLTASLHAHSRKKVKRKHPRRAQDSTKKPPSATRTSKTQRRRLTGKARHSGE; encoded by the exons ATGGGCCGCAACAAGAAGAAAAAGCGAGATGGCGATGACCGGCGGCCGCGGCTCGTTCTCAGCTTCGACGAGGAAAAGCGGCG GGAGTACCTGACAGGCTTCCACAAGCGGAAGGTGGAGCGGAAGAAGGCAGCCATTGAGGAGATCAAGCAGCGGCTCAAGGAGGAGCAGAAGAAGCTCCGGGAGGAG CGCCACCAGGAATATTTGAAGATGCTGGCCGAGAGAGAGGAGGCGCTGG AGGAGGCAGATGAACTGGACTGGCTGGTGACAGCAAAGACAGAGTCAGTGCAATATGACCACCCCAACCACACCGTCACCGTGACCACCATCAGCGACCTGGACCTCTCCGGGGCCCGGCTGCTCGGACTGCCCCCGCCTGAG CAAGGGGCTGGGCGAGGGTCCGAGGAGGAGGCATCATCCGTGGAGAAGCCGACAAGAGCCTTGCCCAGGAAGTCCAGAGACCCCCTGCTGTCCCAGCG GATCTCCTCTCTCACGGCCTCGCTGCACGCACACAGTCGCAAAAAGGTCAAGAGGAAACATCCCCGCCGGGCCCAGGACTCCACCAAGAAGCCCCCGAGCGCGACTCGTACCAGCAAGACTCAGCGCCGCCGGCTGACAGGCAAAGCCCGGCACAGTGGGGAGTGA
- the NOL12 gene encoding nucleolar protein 12 isoform X1, which produces MESPAPPSLLLSAARPALLCGGGRVGISGLRLVASTSPAQPPCTREYLTGFHKRKVERKKAAIEEIKQRLKEEQKKLREERHQEYLKMLAEREEALEEADELDWLVTAKTESVQYDHPNHTVTVTTISDLDLSGARLLGLPPPEQGAGRGSEEEASSVEKPTRALPRKSRDPLLSQRISSLTASLHAHSRKKVKRKHPRRAQDSTKKPPSATRTSKTQRRRLTGKARHSGE; this is translated from the exons ATGGAATCGCCCGCCCCGCCCTCACTTCTCTTATCCGCAGCCCGCCCAGCGCTCCTCTGTGGCGGTGGGAGAGTAGGGATCTCCGGTCTCCGACTTGTGGCTtccacctccccagcccagccGCCCTGCACGCG GGAGTACCTGACAGGCTTCCACAAGCGGAAGGTGGAGCGGAAGAAGGCAGCCATTGAGGAGATCAAGCAGCGGCTCAAGGAGGAGCAGAAGAAGCTCCGGGAGGAG CGCCACCAGGAATATTTGAAGATGCTGGCCGAGAGAGAGGAGGCGCTGG AGGAGGCAGATGAACTGGACTGGCTGGTGACAGCAAAGACAGAGTCAGTGCAATATGACCACCCCAACCACACCGTCACCGTGACCACCATCAGCGACCTGGACCTCTCCGGGGCCCGGCTGCTCGGACTGCCCCCGCCTGAG CAAGGGGCTGGGCGAGGGTCCGAGGAGGAGGCATCATCCGTGGAGAAGCCGACAAGAGCCTTGCCCAGGAAGTCCAGAGACCCCCTGCTGTCCCAGCG GATCTCCTCTCTCACGGCCTCGCTGCACGCACACAGTCGCAAAAAGGTCAAGAGGAAACATCCCCGCCGGGCCCAGGACTCCACCAAGAAGCCCCCGAGCGCGACTCGTACCAGCAAGACTCAGCGCCGCCGGCTGACAGGCAAAGCCCGGCACAGTGGGGAGTGA